From a single Bacteroidetes Order II. bacterium genomic region:
- the rpoN gene encoding RNA polymerase factor sigma-54, which produces MTRVRLTQQQKLQQKLSPQQIQYIKLLQLPTLALEQRIKQEIEINPLLEEGLNEEEPRNEENEERNEENEGEGESVTDDFDWDEYLNPADELYGYKANVEGSSEEDYGEMPAQYFASLSEHLLEQIGHQDFDRKKYLIAEQIIGSIDEDGYLRRSLEAISDDVMFNSGLMPTEEEVEAVLYKVQRFDPVGIAARDLRECLLVQLYVMPNDEPGLEAAIQMLRKCYQQFAMKHFDIIMRRLDIDESELKDAYDLIKRLNPKPGEGLFRPSENYITPDFMVEYTDGEIVISLNGKNLPQLRISRGYRQMWETLASRKKIGGYKDKKRTEDNETRKFLKSKIESARWFINSLNQRRQTMLKVMQAIVLLQEDFFKFGEGHLKPMILKDIAQQIEMDISTVSRVVSNKYVQTEWGVYELKYFFSEGLATESGEEVSNKEIRSLIQQIIEAENKVKPLSDQRLVELLAEKGYHIARRTVTKYREHMNIPVARLRKQIVL; this is translated from the coding sequence ATGACGAGAGTACGGCTAACCCAGCAGCAAAAACTCCAGCAAAAACTTTCCCCACAGCAGATTCAATATATTAAACTGCTGCAATTGCCTACATTGGCTTTAGAACAACGTATTAAACAAGAAATTGAAATTAATCCGCTACTGGAGGAAGGATTAAACGAAGAAGAACCACGAAACGAAGAAAATGAAGAACGAAACGAAGAAAATGAAGGAGAAGGCGAATCGGTGACCGACGACTTTGACTGGGATGAATATTTAAATCCCGCAGATGAGTTGTATGGCTATAAGGCAAATGTGGAAGGTAGTTCCGAAGAAGATTATGGGGAAATGCCCGCGCAGTACTTTGCCAGCCTCTCCGAGCATCTCTTAGAACAAATTGGACATCAAGATTTTGACCGAAAGAAATACTTAATCGCCGAGCAAATCATTGGTTCGATAGATGAAGACGGGTATCTCCGACGATCCCTCGAAGCCATTTCCGATGATGTGATGTTTAATTCCGGACTGATGCCCACCGAGGAAGAGGTGGAGGCGGTTTTATATAAAGTACAGCGCTTCGACCCTGTCGGGATTGCTGCCAGAGACCTCCGCGAATGCCTTCTGGTTCAACTTTATGTCATGCCGAACGATGAGCCAGGATTGGAAGCCGCCATCCAGATGTTGCGCAAGTGTTATCAACAATTTGCCATGAAACACTTCGATATCATTATGCGCCGCTTAGACATAGATGAATCTGAGCTTAAAGACGCCTACGATCTGATCAAACGTTTGAATCCGAAGCCTGGCGAGGGCCTATTCCGCCCTTCTGAAAATTACATCACACCCGATTTTATGGTGGAATACACTGATGGGGAAATTGTCATTTCACTCAATGGAAAAAATCTGCCACAGCTACGTATCTCAAGGGGATATCGCCAGATGTGGGAAACGCTGGCATCACGTAAAAAAATAGGGGGGTATAAAGACAAAAAAAGAACCGAGGATAACGAAACCCGAAAGTTTCTTAAATCAAAAATTGAATCGGCACGCTGGTTTATTAATTCACTGAACCAACGGCGGCAAACCATGCTGAAAGTGATGCAAGCCATTGTACTGTTGCAAGAAGATTTTTTTAAGTTTGGCGAGGGTCATCTAAAACCGATGATCCTAAAAGACATTGCCCAACAAATTGAAATGGATATCTCTACCGTAAGTCGGGTCGTTTCCAATAAGTATGTCCAAACCGAATGGGGTGTTTATGAACTGAAATACTTTTTCTCGGAAGGCTTAGCCACCGAAAGTGGCGAAGAGGTGTCCAATAAAGAAATTCGGTCACTCATTCAACAGATCATCGAAGCCGAAAACAAAGTAAAACCCCTCTCAGATCAGCGTCTGGTTGAACTACTGGCCGAGAAGGGTTATCATATTGCACGAAGAACCGTGACAAAATACCGAGAACACATGAACATTCCGGTTGCACGGCTTCGAAAACAAATTGTCTTATAG
- a CDS encoding bifunctional (p)ppGpp synthetase/guanosine-3',5'-bis(diphosphate) 3'-pyrophosphohydrolase encodes MDNASLFRALSFAAEKHRHQRRKDVAASPYINHPIAVATVLAIEAGLDDPTLLMGAILHDTVEDTETNFEELSFHFGTEVADLVRELTDDKSLPKDIRKRLQVAHAPHRSQKAKCLKMADKICNIRDITEHPPNGWSKERRLAYLDWAHRVVNGCRDADPTLSLLFDEVHQQALKIIS; translated from the coding sequence ATGGATAACGCTTCTCTTTTCCGGGCACTTTCCTTTGCAGCAGAAAAGCATCGCCACCAACGCCGTAAAGATGTGGCCGCTTCTCCTTACATCAACCACCCCATTGCAGTCGCCACAGTACTTGCCATTGAAGCAGGCTTAGATGACCCCACTCTCCTGATGGGCGCAATTCTTCATGATACGGTGGAAGACACCGAAACCAACTTCGAGGAATTGTCATTCCACTTTGGAACCGAAGTAGCAGACTTGGTGCGCGAACTGACCGATGACAAATCATTGCCCAAAGACATTCGGAAAAGGCTTCAGGTAGCACACGCTCCTCATCGTTCGCAAAAGGCCAAATGCCTCAAGATGGCCGATAAGATTTGCAATATCCGTGACATTACAGAACATCCTCCCAACGGATGGTCTAAAGAACGCCGGCTCGCCTACTTAGACTGGGCGCACCGTGTGGTGAATGGCTGCCGAGACGCAGACCCAACACTCTCGCTCCTCTTCGACGAAGTACATCAACAAGCCTTAAAGATTATTTCATAA
- a CDS encoding 1-acyl-sn-glycerol-3-phosphate acyltransferase gives MKRLLDYPLSVLYGLWFLLTLLIFHPLQMFAYHLFGKRAHQRVVHALNFFLLHGLYLLGTRLSFSRVQATPTDRPIIFVANHQSMFDIIGMIWYLRANFPVFVSKKELAKGIPSISYNLQKSGAALIDRKDSRQAIAEIVRLAKMIEESNFSACIFPEGTRSLKGMKRFSAGGLGALIKKAPSALVVPVAINGTGKLDSYKSFPFRSFQQLSWKTLTPIEPKGKTPEEMAQLAEDQIRAEVEGMHCTA, from the coding sequence ATGAAGCGGTTATTGGACTATCCCTTAAGTGTTCTATACGGCCTTTGGTTTCTTCTCACGCTGCTTATTTTCCATCCTTTGCAGATGTTTGCTTACCACTTATTCGGCAAACGGGCACATCAACGGGTGGTACATGCCTTGAATTTTTTCCTGCTGCACGGTTTGTACCTATTGGGAACACGGCTATCTTTTAGCCGTGTTCAAGCAACGCCCACAGATCGTCCGATCATTTTTGTAGCCAATCACCAAAGTATGTTTGATATTATCGGCATGATTTGGTACTTGCGAGCAAATTTTCCGGTATTCGTTTCCAAAAAAGAATTGGCAAAAGGGATTCCGAGCATTTCGTATAACCTCCAGAAAAGCGGGGCTGCGCTCATTGACCGTAAAGACTCGCGACAGGCCATTGCAGAAATTGTTCGATTGGCCAAAATGATCGAAGAATCTAATTTTTCTGCTTGTATCTTTCCCGAAGGTACGCGTTCGCTTAAAGGCATGAAGCGGTTTTCGGCAGGCGGACTGGGCGCATTGATAAAAAAAGCCCCCAGCGCACTCGTGGTGCCCGTAGCAATCAATGGGACAGGCAAACTCGATAGCTATAAATCCTTCCCCTTCCGGAGTTTTCAACAACTTTCTTGGAAAACCCTGACCCCCATCGAGCCGAAAGGTAAAACACCCGAAGAAATGGCACAACTTGCCGAAGACCAAATCCGCGCCGAGGTGGAGGGTATGCACTGCACTGCCTAG
- a CDS encoding DUF2490 domain-containing protein, with protein sequence MIIDFIGCRFRITGQSVVGLYFLFCPLLLMAQADDSQLWSKVSFSENIGAKSKIGLDYEVRLKEQGSVLDAHYISALYGYKMKKWIETGADFRYKKGSEETSMRVAFQLALQKRVRSIRYKATAKTLYEWYLTPEDTPIEWTFRPGVEFKWYTGAVRWATEVEPLWLIEERALSLKRVRWKTGFEVRILPTIALETFYTAQWRYKKNDTPYTHIGGIGLSIGR encoded by the coding sequence ATGATTATTGATTTTATCGGATGCCGCTTCAGGATAACGGGGCAATCGGTGGTAGGTCTGTATTTCCTCTTTTGCCCTTTGCTGCTGATGGCGCAGGCCGATGACAGCCAACTTTGGTCTAAGGTGTCTTTTTCTGAGAATATAGGTGCAAAATCAAAAATTGGGCTTGATTATGAAGTGAGGCTTAAAGAACAAGGATCCGTTTTAGACGCGCACTATATAAGTGCGTTATATGGGTATAAAATGAAAAAATGGATTGAGACAGGGGCCGATTTTCGGTACAAAAAGGGTTCGGAAGAGACGAGTATGCGTGTAGCCTTTCAGTTGGCATTGCAAAAACGGGTACGAAGTATTCGGTACAAAGCGACCGCTAAAACCCTTTATGAATGGTATTTAACACCCGAAGATACGCCTATAGAATGGACCTTTAGGCCCGGTGTGGAATTTAAATGGTACACGGGAGCCGTGCGGTGGGCAACAGAAGTAGAACCGCTGTGGCTAATAGAAGAGCGTGCTTTATCTCTTAAACGGGTTCGCTGGAAAACCGGTTTCGAGGTTCGGATTTTACCGACCATTGCTCTTGAGACCTTTTATACGGCGCAATGGCGCTACAAAAAAAATGACACACCCTACACCCACATTGGCGGGATCGGGCTTAGCATCGGACGTTAA
- a CDS encoding DUF3109 family protein, whose amino-acid sequence MFVVDDILISDEIAEARFACDLGGCLGACCVQGEEGAPLLPEEREVLQNLLPIIQPRLRPEAHAVIQQEGLWEEVVPGRYATTCVDGSECVFVYYEGPVAKCAIQKAYQQGEVNWPKPVSCHLYPIRARRYGTQEVLNYEKWEICAPGRDCGQKTGIYLSDYLADPLIRKYGDIWYQHFKQAAETRRLELAQKTL is encoded by the coding sequence ATGTTTGTAGTAGATGACATTCTAATCTCCGATGAAATTGCAGAAGCCCGCTTTGCGTGTGATCTAGGAGGCTGTTTGGGGGCTTGTTGCGTACAAGGCGAGGAAGGCGCCCCGTTACTTCCCGAAGAACGTGAGGTTCTGCAAAATCTTTTGCCCATCATACAACCTCGACTCCGTCCCGAAGCCCATGCAGTAATACAGCAGGAAGGGCTGTGGGAAGAAGTGGTTCCGGGGCGGTATGCCACTACTTGTGTAGATGGATCGGAGTGTGTTTTTGTGTACTACGAAGGCCCTGTGGCCAAATGCGCCATCCAAAAAGCCTACCAACAAGGGGAGGTAAACTGGCCCAAACCCGTTTCTTGTCACCTATACCCAATCCGCGCCCGAAGATACGGTACGCAAGAAGTATTAAATTACGAGAAATGGGAAATTTGCGCGCCGGGTAGGGATTGTGGCCAAAAAACCGGAATATATTTATCAGATTACCTTGCTGATCCACTCATCCGGAAATATGGCGACATATGGTATCAACATTTTAAGCAGGCTGCGGAAACACGCAGGCTCGAACTGGCACAGAAGACCTTATAG
- a CDS encoding polyphosphate polymerase domain-containing protein: MTHPTPTLAGSGLASDVNSGLQSALMDFVPITLRDLEAVSLQNRVDAKFLIPLSVLPDVLGRIQQDYGVLDIEKSRIFPYVSCYFDTPDLQFYHHHHNGRPNRLKIRLRQYVLSDLFYFEVKQKRFGTRTEKIRLKREDLSTKLKRAEEALIHDTFYLNHEICPQLTTCFNRITLAGGQHEERVTIDTGLLFSRNGGSVQLSEVVIVEVKQPRNNLHTPIRHVLRQLGASPKPFSKYAIGMALMMPTLRQNAFKPVFLNLKRLYDGRAF, translated from the coding sequence ATGACACACCCTACACCCACATTGGCGGGATCGGGCTTAGCATCGGACGTTAATTCTGGGCTACAGTCTGCGCTAATGGATTTTGTTCCCATAACGCTTCGGGACTTAGAGGCGGTTTCACTTCAAAACCGGGTGGATGCCAAGTTTCTGATCCCCCTTTCGGTATTACCCGACGTGCTGGGCCGGATCCAACAAGATTACGGCGTTTTAGACATTGAGAAAAGCCGAATTTTTCCGTATGTGTCCTGCTATTTTGATACGCCCGATTTGCAATTTTACCATCACCACCATAATGGTCGCCCCAATCGGCTTAAAATTCGTTTACGTCAGTATGTACTTTCTGATTTGTTTTATTTTGAGGTGAAGCAAAAAAGATTTGGGACGAGGACCGAAAAAATACGCCTCAAACGCGAGGACTTGTCCACGAAACTGAAACGTGCTGAAGAAGCATTGATCCATGATACCTTCTATCTGAACCATGAAATTTGTCCACAACTTACGACGTGCTTTAACCGGATCACTTTGGCAGGAGGCCAGCATGAAGAGCGGGTTACGATAGATACCGGATTGCTTTTTTCGCGAAATGGGGGATCCGTTCAATTGTCTGAAGTAGTTATTGTAGAAGTTAAGCAACCCCGAAACAACCTCCACACCCCCATTCGGCATGTACTTCGGCAATTGGGTGCTTCCCCGAAACCGTTTTCAAAATATGCGATCGGGATGGCCCTTATGATGCCGACCCTCCGCCAAAACGCCTTTAAGCCTGTTTTCCTAAACCTGAAACGACTTTATGATGGAAGAGCTTTTTAA
- the ruvB gene encoding Holliday junction branch migration DNA helicase RuvB — protein sequence MNKSDLGLGVPESPIERDFERQIRPQSLNDFVGQDKIKQNLRVFITAALQRSEALDHVLLSGPPGLGKTTLASIIAAELGAQIKATSGPALDKPASIAGLLTNLEEGDVLFIDEIHRLSPVVEEYLYSAMEDYHIDILLDSGPSARSVRISLPPFTLIGATTRKGLLTAPLRARFGIDFRYDYYETSLLQAIVTRAARILNAPITEEGAFEIARRSRGTPRIANRLLRRTRDFAQVGYNGTITTEVARLALDALDVDEAGLDEMDARILLSLMEKFNGGPVGLSTIAVAVGEDPGTLEEVYEPYLILEGFMARTPRGRVAMPRAYAHFGLTPLPKQSDIFGT from the coding sequence ATGAATAAATCAGATTTGGGATTAGGAGTACCCGAAAGCCCCATTGAGCGGGACTTTGAGCGGCAAATCCGACCACAGTCATTAAACGATTTTGTGGGCCAAGATAAGATCAAACAAAACTTACGGGTTTTTATAACAGCGGCACTTCAGCGGAGTGAGGCATTGGATCATGTGCTGCTTTCGGGTCCGCCGGGATTGGGTAAAACCACGCTGGCCTCTATCATTGCGGCAGAGTTGGGGGCACAAATAAAGGCGACCAGTGGACCTGCTTTAGACAAGCCTGCCAGCATTGCGGGCCTTCTTACCAATTTGGAGGAAGGAGATGTGTTGTTTATAGACGAAATCCATCGCTTGAGTCCGGTTGTTGAAGAGTATTTGTATTCTGCCATGGAGGATTATCACATAGATATATTGCTGGATTCCGGTCCAAGTGCCCGTAGCGTTCGTATTTCCCTACCACCATTTACGCTGATTGGTGCGACGACACGAAAAGGGTTGTTGACGGCTCCGTTACGGGCGCGTTTTGGTATAGATTTTCGGTATGATTATTACGAAACGTCTTTATTGCAGGCCATTGTAACGAGGGCTGCACGGATTTTGAATGCGCCAATTACCGAAGAAGGGGCTTTCGAGATTGCGCGTAGAAGCCGAGGTACCCCACGCATTGCCAATCGTCTGCTTCGGCGTACCCGCGATTTTGCACAAGTGGGGTATAATGGAACCATTACCACCGAAGTGGCTCGTTTGGCATTGGATGCGTTAGATGTTGATGAGGCGGGCTTGGACGAGATGGATGCCCGCATCTTGCTTTCGCTGATGGAGAAATTCAATGGAGGGCCTGTGGGTCTTTCTACCATTGCGGTTGCCGTTGGAGAAGACCCCGGAACTTTGGAAGAAGTGTACGAACCGTATTTAATTTTGGAAGGGTTTATGGCCCGAACACCTCGTGGGAGGGTGGCCATGCCCCGTGCTTATGCCCACTTTGGATTGACGCCCTTGCCGAAACAATCTGATATTTTTGGCACTTAG
- a CDS encoding trypsin-like peptidase domain-containing protein has translation MNLQPLIRTTMQLTLRTALLFGTIFTLSACRDQAQSQQFKDAKPQQVEQTSRDRASLNIDQSRQTAITNAVKVVSPAVVSINVTELREYRDPFFNDPFFSQFFRGRTEPQYQEVKSLGSGFLISPDGYIVTNDHVAGNATKITVAFPDGSKREAQLVGTDRITDLALLKVETDKALPYLSFANSDEVMVGEWVIAFGNPFGLFEATQPTVTVGVVSGLNRNLGPTQGHSYKGMIQTDASINSGNSGGPLMNAIGQVIGVNTVIYTQSGGSVGVGFAVPANKVQEVVGQLKKRGSVARDVYTGLQVQDMNPYVAQQYGIPSLILVKGVQQNSPAAKAGFRSNDVILQINGEKVTNQEEAGLQLAGYRAGDRVSVRVWREGREVELNMVLGRQQGQGAM, from the coding sequence ATGAACCTTCAACCGTTGATCCGAACAACCATGCAACTTACGCTCCGAACGGCCCTGTTGTTTGGGACCATATTTACACTTTCTGCTTGTCGCGATCAGGCGCAATCGCAACAATTTAAAGATGCCAAGCCACAACAAGTGGAACAAACAAGTCGTGACCGTGCGTCACTCAACATTGATCAATCTCGCCAAACAGCCATTACGAACGCTGTAAAAGTGGTCTCTCCGGCGGTGGTTAGCATCAATGTGACGGAACTTCGAGAATATCGGGATCCGTTTTTTAACGACCCCTTCTTTTCGCAGTTTTTTCGGGGCCGAACCGAACCGCAATATCAGGAAGTTAAAAGTCTGGGTTCTGGCTTCTTGATTTCTCCGGATGGCTACATTGTGACGAATGACCATGTGGCGGGGAATGCCACCAAAATCACCGTTGCTTTTCCGGATGGCTCCAAGCGCGAAGCCCAGTTGGTGGGAACAGACCGTATTACAGATTTGGCGTTACTAAAGGTGGAAACCGACAAAGCCTTACCCTATTTGTCTTTTGCAAACTCGGATGAGGTAATGGTAGGGGAATGGGTGATAGCCTTTGGGAACCCCTTCGGATTATTTGAGGCCACTCAGCCGACGGTTACTGTTGGGGTGGTGAGTGGATTAAATCGTAATTTGGGTCCCACACAAGGCCATTCCTACAAAGGGATGATCCAAACCGATGCTTCGATCAACTCTGGAAACTCTGGCGGGCCCTTAATGAATGCAATAGGACAGGTGATTGGGGTGAATACCGTTATTTACACGCAATCTGGCGGCTCTGTAGGGGTGGGTTTTGCTGTTCCGGCAAACAAGGTACAGGAAGTGGTTGGGCAACTTAAAAAGCGCGGATCGGTTGCAAGAGATGTATATACAGGACTTCAGGTTCAAGACATGAACCCTTATGTGGCGCAGCAATATGGGATTCCCAGCCTCATTTTAGTGAAAGGAGTACAACAAAACTCACCTGCGGCAAAAGCGGGCTTCCGGTCTAATGATGTGATTCTTCAGATAAATGGAGAAAAAGTGACGAATCAGGAAGAGGCGGGCTTACAATTGGCCGGATACCGTGCGGGAGATCGGGTTTCGGTTCGGGTTTGGCGCGAAGGACGCGAAGTGGAATTGAATATGGTACTTGGTCGCCAACAAGGGCAAGGTGCCATGTAA
- a CDS encoding acyl-ACP desaturase, with amino-acid sequence MEIITSTIGSAEEASLMDKMDALRTLEPDVDAFMQFHLQKRRLWFSSDFLPADEKAVDPENDTFYNRLRERARSLGDAARVSLIVNLLTEEGLPHFHRIISTHLGDESVWGRWNNIWTAEEDRHGAILRDYMRDSRIVNWHVVEYMQYAYQEAGFNPEWDKDPYRVFVYTSLQERATQYAHRNTARYVGEDEPVFQNIAKNIAADEAKHFQFYRNVFKKILEMDPNRALQSALAIMPSIDMPGYRMPNFKEMADVIRRVGIYTPWDYKEIVEEAMSFWKIEHLTGLSEAGRKAQEKIMAIPKRLQQIAEYIERRTVSKTFSFDFIYGRLIAFQ; translated from the coding sequence ATGGAAATTATCACCTCAACTATTGGTTCTGCAGAGGAAGCGTCCCTGATGGATAAGATGGATGCCCTGAGGACCTTAGAGCCCGATGTGGACGCCTTTATGCAGTTTCACCTACAGAAAAGACGGCTTTGGTTCTCTTCCGACTTTCTTCCGGCAGACGAAAAAGCTGTTGACCCTGAGAATGATACGTTTTATAACCGGCTACGCGAACGCGCCCGGTCTTTAGGAGACGCTGCCCGTGTCTCGCTGATTGTCAATCTTTTGACTGAAGAAGGTTTACCACATTTCCACCGCATCATCTCCACACACCTCGGTGATGAGAGTGTTTGGGGGCGCTGGAACAACATTTGGACTGCGGAAGAAGACCGACATGGGGCTATTCTTCGGGATTATATGCGCGACTCCCGAATTGTAAACTGGCATGTTGTAGAGTATATGCAATATGCTTATCAGGAGGCAGGGTTTAATCCCGAATGGGACAAAGACCCCTATCGGGTTTTTGTTTATACATCGCTACAGGAACGGGCTACACAATATGCTCACCGGAATACGGCAAGATATGTGGGAGAGGACGAGCCTGTTTTTCAGAATATTGCAAAAAACATTGCAGCCGACGAGGCCAAACATTTTCAATTTTATAGGAATGTGTTTAAAAAAATCTTAGAAATGGATCCCAACCGTGCGCTTCAATCTGCTTTAGCAATTATGCCGAGTATTGACATGCCAGGTTATCGAATGCCGAATTTTAAGGAGATGGCGGATGTAATTCGGCGGGTAGGCATTTATACACCGTGGGACTACAAGGAGATTGTAGAAGAGGCGATGTCTTTTTGGAAAATTGAGCACCTTACCGGATTGAGTGAAGCCGGGCGGAAAGCACAGGAAAAAATCATGGCTATTCCGAAACGCCTTCAACAAATTGCCGAATATATTGAACGGAGGACAGTTAGTAAGACGTTTTCGTTTGATTTTATTTATGGCCGATTGATCGCTTTTCAATGA
- a CDS encoding inorganic pyrophosphatase produces MSQKNYHLWRPHPWHGLEAGKNAPDVVQAYIEITPFDLIKYEVDKNTGYLKVDRPQRTSSLPPTLYGFIPRTYCGTRVSNLAPDATHGDGDPLDICVISERPINKSEILLNARVVGGLQMVDNGEADDKIIAVLDNDEVWANCRDLEDLPTMLVNRLVHYFTTYKLVPGQEVHVHIAKQYGKEEAHKVIEASMVDYQDMFGHLMLHNTNG; encoded by the coding sequence ATGTCACAAAAAAATTATCACTTATGGCGACCACACCCTTGGCATGGGCTGGAGGCCGGAAAAAACGCACCGGATGTTGTGCAAGCCTATATCGAAATAACCCCTTTTGACCTCATTAAATATGAAGTGGATAAAAATACAGGGTATCTGAAAGTAGATCGCCCACAACGGACCTCCTCGCTTCCACCCACGCTCTACGGCTTTATTCCACGCACTTACTGCGGAACCCGTGTCAGCAATCTAGCGCCAGATGCCACGCATGGCGATGGCGACCCGTTAGACATTTGTGTTATTTCTGAACGCCCCATCAACAAGTCCGAAATCCTCCTGAATGCACGGGTTGTGGGTGGCCTTCAAATGGTAGATAATGGAGAAGCAGATGATAAGATCATTGCCGTTTTAGACAATGACGAAGTTTGGGCCAATTGCCGAGACTTGGAAGACTTGCCCACCATGCTCGTAAACCGATTAGTCCACTATTTCACGACCTATAAATTGGTTCCCGGACAGGAAGTACACGTACACATCGCCAAACAATATGGCAAAGAGGAAGCCCATAAAGTCATTGAGGCGTCTATGGTGGACTACCAAGACATGTTTGGCCACCTGATGTTACACAATACGAACGGCTAA
- a CDS encoding YceH family protein, translated as MNLSEIKLDAIQVRVLASLIEKARTTPQNYPLSLNSLVAACNQKTSRNPVMQLDERSVYAAIEALQHKRLVQLDSASGRVNKYRQSLNRVIDLDPQELCILAVLMLRGEQTLGEIKGNATAMYHFESLEQAEKALNRLIECEEPLVVQLPKRPGRKEARFLHLMAGMPDLSEYENADHPSPPVGLDTGRMDKLEAEVSELRQELNALKAALGV; from the coding sequence ATGAATCTGTCCGAAATAAAATTAGATGCCATTCAAGTGCGGGTCTTGGCTTCATTAATTGAAAAAGCCCGTACAACCCCACAGAATTACCCGCTCAGCCTGAACTCTTTGGTTGCGGCATGTAACCAAAAAACAAGCCGTAACCCCGTCATGCAGTTAGACGAACGCTCGGTGTATGCGGCCATCGAAGCGTTACAGCACAAACGCTTGGTACAATTAGACTCGGCTTCTGGAAGAGTCAATAAGTATCGGCAGAGTCTGAACCGCGTGATAGACCTTGATCCTCAGGAATTGTGCATCTTGGCCGTCCTTATGCTACGTGGGGAGCAAACCTTGGGTGAAATCAAGGGAAATGCCACGGCCATGTATCACTTTGAGTCGTTGGAACAAGCGGAAAAAGCCTTAAATCGCCTGATTGAATGTGAGGAACCACTGGTGGTTCAATTACCGAAAAGGCCAGGTCGAAAGGAGGCGCGGTTTTTACACCTGATGGCCGGAATGCCAGACCTATCGGAATACGAAAATGCAGACCATCCTTCACCACCCGTAGGGTTAGACACCGGCCGGATGGATAAATTAGAGGCAGAAGTCTCGGAACTGCGCCAGGAACTAAACGCCTTGAAAGCTGCTTTAGGCGTATAA
- a CDS encoding DUF4956 domain-containing protein yields MMEELFKIHTPDLSIFLARALLNAVSIFIIVRLIYYPRHKNKDFVFTFFLFNAANFIICLFLSTSKFEMGFAFGLFAIFSIIRYRTVTVHIREMGYFFVAVALAMMNALAVPDMLLLLGNGLLLGLVWALDHQDKLMHESYQVILYERIDLISPEKRTELLADLRVRTGIDYHRVEVERVDFFRDTVRLRAHYFTQRVEGARGALGEDD; encoded by the coding sequence ATGATGGAAGAGCTTTTTAAAATCCATACACCCGATTTATCCATTTTCCTTGCGCGAGCTTTGCTCAATGCGGTTTCTATTTTTATTATTGTTCGTTTAATATATTATCCAAGGCATAAAAATAAAGATTTTGTTTTTACCTTTTTTCTTTTTAATGCAGCCAATTTTATTATTTGTTTGTTTCTGAGTACTTCAAAATTCGAGATGGGATTTGCTTTTGGCTTATTTGCCATATTCTCCATTATTCGCTACCGAACAGTGACGGTTCACATCCGCGAAATGGGGTATTTTTTTGTTGCGGTTGCATTGGCCATGATGAATGCGCTGGCGGTTCCAGACATGTTGTTGCTCCTTGGAAATGGACTGCTTTTAGGGCTTGTTTGGGCCTTAGACCATCAGGATAAACTCATGCACGAAAGTTATCAGGTCATTTTATACGAACGTATTGATCTTATTTCGCCAGAAAAACGGACCGAACTGTTGGCGGATTTAAGAGTGCGTACAGGCATAGATTACCATAGGGTGGAGGTGGAACGGGTAGATTTTTTCCGGGATACTGTTCGTCTTCGTGCGCATTATTTCACCCAGCGTGTGGAAGGGGCCAGAGGTGCTTTGGGAGAGGATGACTAA